The genome window TTGAACAATGTGTAGCTTTTAAGCATAAAGTGCAGAGTTTGACTGATGCGGGATGGCTTACATTTCAAGTGGATAGTCCTAATGTAAGAACTAATCCTCCTGCAAATCATGGAAGCTCATCGGTGAATGCTGTTGAGAAAGGGGAGTCTTAGGAGTTGAAGAAAAAAGAGGATGTGCCAACCCCAAAATGATTCATCTTGGAGGCTTTACGTAAGGCTGGCATGGTGGAATACAACGGTAATAAAGGGGATCAGTGCCCACTGCATCCAGGGGAGTTTCATGATGTAGAAACGTGCCCAGTATCCAAGGAGTTGTTGCAGGGATTGATAGATGGGGGTCGAATTGAAATTGGCCGTGTAAGGAGGGAGGAAGGAGAGGTGTTCATGCAGTCAAGTGACAGCAACCTGGGTAAGCCTAAACCTTTGGAAATTCATTTTACCAGAGATGTTACCACTCAAGTACCTCGAGGTTTCCAACCCGCTGTGGTGAGGACACCATCACCATTCCCTTATAAAAGTGACAAGGAGGTGCCATAGAGGTATGGCATACAGGGATTCGACAGAAGGCAGGACGCGTTCATCATGCGTGTTAGGGCTAGCATGCCGACTACTAAGGTCACGAATATTATCGATATGAGTGGCATGACTCGTAGTGGACGTATTTTTTCTCCTCCCGAACTACCAACAAAGTTGAAGGACAAGGGAAATGCAAAGGAGGATGAGGTTGAAAGGGAGAAAATAGGCCCTGTGACGAATAATGAGGCCCCTATCAGAAATATTGCGGAGGAAGAGGGCAATTTTGGAAAGAAAGAGATATCTACTGAGGCAGCAACAAAATTTCTGAGGACCATTCAGCAGAGTGAATTCAAGGTAATCGAACAATTGAATAAAATGTCGGCCAGGATCTCTTTGTTGGGACTGCTCATGCATTCTAAGCCTTATCGGAAGTTGttgataaaaattttaaatgaggCCCACGTGGCGCATGACGTCTCGGTAGAGAAGTTTGGAGGAATAATCAATAATATCACTACAATTAATTATCTGACTTTCACTGATGACAAGTTACCAATTGAAGGGAGGGAGCATAataaggctctacatgtgtcggtcaAATGTGCGGATCATATGGTGGCCAAGGTGCTTGTGGACAATGGTTCTTCTCTCAATGCCATGCCTAAAATGACATTAGACAAGTTTCCATTTGACGCCTCATACATGAGGCCAAGCTTTATAGTGGTCAGAGACTTCGATGGAAGTCGACGTGATGTGAGAGGGAAATTAATCTCCCAATTCAGATTGGCCCATGCACATTTCAAATCACCTTCCAAGTCATGGATATAACTCCCGCTTACAATTTTTTGTTAGGTCGGCCCTGGATCTATTCTATTAGGGTGCTCTCATCATCTTTAcatcaaaaattgaaatttatggtGCGGGGTCAGCTTGTTATAGTATCAGGTGAAGAGGACATACTAGTAAGTTGTCTgtcttctactctttatgttgaAGCAgtagaggagtcattagaaatgTTGTTTCAAACATTGGAAATTGTGAATAATGCTTATGTGGAGTCTCCTTCGATACAACCATGTTTGTTTGATACCTCTTTGTTGGTAGCCCGAGTTATGCTAAAGGATGGGTATGAGCCTGGAATAGGTTTGGGCCTGAATGGTGATGGTGCGGTAAGCTTGTTGGAGATTTCTGAAAACCGTGGGAGATTTGGTTTGGGTTACAAGCCTACATGTGCAGACGAAAAGAGGATTGCTTtggaaaggaaagagaaaatctTAGGTCATTTACAAGGGCGAGAACCATAGGTGGAGAGGGTCCCTATTTGTCACATCAATGAGAGGTTTATGAGTGTAGGGTGGATGCATGAAGATCAAGTTGCTATGCTGGATGAAGAGACCGATCAAGATCAGTTGAATTGGGTGCAACCATGTCCCCCAGACTTTGAATTGAGAAATTGGCAGATCATAGAGCAACCCGAGATTTATGTTTCAGATTTGATGTAATTAAACATTCCCAGATCATATTGCTATGCTTAAGGCTTTAGGATTCACATATTGTCGAGCgtacttttttttcaattccagtGATCATTAATAAAATGCATTTCAAAGACATATTCCCTCCTACATCTCTTAACATTTATTTTCGTTGCGATTAAATGAGTTGATGCAAATCTGATAATGAGTCTTATGAAGACATTGATATCGAGATCCCTAATGTCAATTTTGAGATGCCAATCAACCAAGTTgaggaagatgaagagaagGATTAGGAATTGCCTCCTGATTTGTTGAGGATGGCGGAGCAAGAAGAGAGGGAAATAAGGCCACATCAAGAGGAAACAGAGGTTGTCAACTTGGGCACTGGTGAAGAGAAAAAGGAGGTCAAGATTGGCACTTGTGTGTCAACTAACATCCGAGAAGAATTAGTGGCCCTGTtgcgagactaccaagacatcttcgcttGGTCTTATTAGGATATGCCTGGTTTGAGCTCAGAAATTGTGCAGCACAAGCTATCATTGAATCCCGACTGCTCCCCGATGAAACAAAAATTGAGGAGAATGAAGCTTGGGATATCcctaaagataaaagaagaggtgaagAAACATTTTGGTGCAAGTTTTTTGGTCGTCCCCAAAAAGGATGGAAAAGTGCGAATGTGCGTGGACTATCGAGATCTAAATCGAGCCAGTCCAAAGgataattttcctttgccacacattGATGTTCTAGTGGATAATACGACCCGTTTTGCCCTATTCTCTTTCATGGATAGGTTTTCAGGGTATAAttagataaagatggcaccatAGGACATGGAGAAGATGACTTTCATTACTCTATGGGGAACcttctgttataaggtgatgtcgtTTGGGCTAAAAAATGTTGGGGCAACATACTAGCGggccatggtggcattgttccatgacatgatgcataaggagatcgaagtctacgtagatgacatgattgcaaAATCAAGAATGGAGGAGGAGCACTTAATCAATTAGTGAAATTTGTTCAAGCGACTACGTAAATACAAGTTAAGATTGAATCCCGCGAAGTGCACGTTTGGGGTAAAATCTAGAAAGTTGCTCGGTTTTGTTGTGAGCCAGAGAGGAATAGAGGTGGATCCAAACAAGGTGAAAGCATTCCTCGAGATGCCCAAGCCATGTACAAAGAAACAAGTCTAGGGGTTCTTGGGGAGGTTAAATTACATCActagattcatatcacagttaACTGCCACTTGTGAGCCTCTTTTCAGGTTGTTGTGTAAGAACTAGTCTGTTAAGTGGGACGATGATTGTCAGGTAGCATTTGAGAGAATTAAACGGTGTTTgatgaatcctcctgtgctcGTACCAGCAGTGCCTAGAAGACCTTTTATTCTGTACATGACAATATTAtatgagtcaatggggtgtgtgTTGGGGCAACACAATGAATACGGAAAAAAAGAACGAGACATTTATTACTTGAGCAAGAAATTCATAGCATGCAAGATGAACTACTCGTTACTagaaaggacatgttgtgccTTGGCGTGGGCAGCTCACTGTTTGAGACAATATATGTTGAGTTACACTACTTGGTTGGTGTCCAAAATGGATCTAGTCAAGTACATCTTCAAAAAGCCTGCTCTTACTGGGAGAATAGCTCGATGGCAAGTTTTGTTGTTAGAATTCGATATTGTTTATGTCACTCAGAAGGCAGTAAAAGGGAGCACCTTGGCAGATTATCTACCTCAACAACCCATAAGTGATTATCAGCCTATGCATCTAGAATTCCCCGATGAGGATATTATGGCCCTATTTGAGGAAGAGAGTGAAGATGAAGACAAAGAAAAGTGGATTATATGGTTTGATGGTGCGTCTAATGCATTGGGTCATGGAATTGGGGTAGTGTTGGTTTCGCCAGATAAACAATGTTTTCCTTTCATGGCTAGATTGTGTTTCGCTTGTACAAATAATATGGAGGAGTACAAAGCATGTGCCCTAGGAATCCGAGCAGCAATCGACTTTAAGGTTAAGTTGCTCAAAGTGTACGGAGATTCGGTGTTGGTAATTCATCAGTTGAAAGGTGAATGGGAGACCAGAAACCATAAGTTGATACCTTACCAAGCTTATATCAAGGAATTGATGGAACTCTTTAATGATATATCATTTCATCATATTCCgagaaagaaaaatcaaatgattgGTGCTCTTGCCACTTTGTCGTCCATGTTCAAAATAGGCTCTCGCGGAGATTTTTCGTGCATAAACATCAAATGTCACATTAAGCCTGCACACtgttgtttgatagaaaaagaGGAGGATGGtgagccttggtatttcgatatcaagcgatacatCAAGGACAAGGAATACTCACCTGAGGCCTCTGACAATGACAAGAGAACGTTACAGAGGTTGGCAGCCAGATTCCTCCTGAGTGGGGATGtcctatataaaagaaaccatgatATGGTATTGCT of Glycine soja cultivar W05 chromosome 1, ASM419377v2, whole genome shotgun sequence contains these proteins:
- the LOC114415745 gene encoding uncharacterized protein LOC114415745, with the translated sequence MDLVKYIFKKPALTGRIARWQVLLLEFDIVYVTQKAVKGSTLADYLPQQPISDYQPMHLEFPDEDIMALFEEESEDEDKEKWIIWFDGASNALGHGIGVVLVSPDKQCFPFMARLCFACTNNMEEYKACALGIRAAIDFKVKLLKVYGDSVLVIHQLKGEWETRNHKLIPYQAYIKELMELFNDISFHHIPRKKNQMIGALATLSSMFKIGSRGDFSCINIKCHIKPAHCCLIEKEEDGEPWYFDIKRYIKDKEYSPEASDNDKRTLQRLAARFLLSGDVLYKRNHDMVLL